From one Desulfurobacterium thermolithotrophum DSM 11699 genomic stretch:
- a CDS encoding tetratricopeptide repeat protein, with protein MKLMLNIVTALILSSSLAYSMTYEEIKNSYEKSYMFERQRDYTDAIKALMPIYQSYPNGYTVNLRLGWLYYLLKKYANSEYHYKKALKVIPTSVEAMLGLSLSYMAQERWNDVESLMYQVLKVDYYNYYGNLRLCIALRKQKKFSISETVARKMLSIYPTDVNFLNELAISLYSQGKKSYARSIFKDVLILDPENVVAKTYLRK; from the coding sequence ATGAAATTAATGTTAAATATTGTTACTGCATTAATTTTATCTTCATCGTTAGCTTACTCTATGACCTACGAAGAGATAAAAAATTCCTACGAAAAATCGTACATGTTTGAAAGACAAAGAGATTACACGGATGCAATAAAAGCTCTTATGCCTATTTATCAAAGCTATCCAAATGGCTATACAGTAAATCTTAGGCTTGGATGGCTTTATTATCTTCTTAAGAAGTACGCAAATTCAGAGTATCACTATAAAAAAGCTCTTAAAGTTATTCCTACCTCTGTTGAAGCTATGCTTGGACTTTCTCTTTCCTATATGGCTCAGGAGAGATGGAATGACGTTGAATCCTTGATGTATCAAGTCCTGAAAGTGGATTACTACAACTACTATGGAAACTTAAGGCTTTGTATTGCTCTTAGAAAGCAAAAGAAGTTTTCTATTTCTGAGACTGTAGCAAGAAAAATGCTGTCAATTTATCCTACTGATGTAAATTTTCTAAATGAACTTGCCATATCCTTATATTCTCAAGGAAAGAAATCTTACGCACGTTCTATATTTAAGGACGTTTTAATTTTAGATCCTGAAAACGTAGTAGCTAAAACTTATTTAAGAAAATAA
- a CDS encoding ATP-grasp domain-containing protein, with amino-acid sequence MYRVAVSGINAVDNPGPGVGIAKGLKESGLEVSIFGLAYDAMEPGIYMKWLIDKSFIMPYPSEGEEPFIERLLYIKTTYGLDAVIPALDAELPLFIKGASLLESYGIKTFLPTEEQFKLRGKDRLPEIAEKIEVKVPETRIVTSYEELSKAVEEIGFPVMIKGIFYKAYKAFNITQATSYFNSIVAEWGYPVIVQQVVSGEEMNVVGVGDGEGSHFGLVGIKKLWITSLGKIWTGVTVRNERLLRAAEKFVSEFKWRGAFEFECIVNEKEICLIEVNPRFPAWVYFSTGIGVNLPGRLLKAALGVEPERDSDYEAGKLYIRFTDDFVTDMSEFQKVVTRGES; translated from the coding sequence ATGTATAGGGTTGCAGTTTCTGGAATAAACGCAGTCGATAATCCTGGTCCCGGAGTTGGAATTGCAAAGGGATTAAAAGAGAGTGGTCTTGAGGTTTCTATCTTTGGACTTGCCTATGATGCTATGGAGCCTGGGATATACATGAAGTGGCTTATAGATAAGAGTTTTATCATGCCCTATCCTTCTGAGGGAGAGGAACCTTTTATCGAAAGGCTTCTCTACATAAAGACAACCTATGGTCTTGATGCTGTAATTCCAGCCCTTGATGCCGAGCTTCCCCTTTTTATTAAAGGTGCTTCACTTCTTGAAAGCTACGGAATTAAAACATTTCTTCCCACAGAGGAACAGTTTAAGCTGAGGGGAAAGGACAGATTACCTGAAATCGCAGAAAAGATAGAAGTAAAAGTTCCTGAAACGAGGATTGTTACCTCATACGAAGAACTGAGTAAAGCCGTGGAAGAGATTGGTTTCCCTGTTATGATAAAGGGGATTTTCTATAAAGCTTATAAAGCTTTCAATATTACCCAGGCTACATCTTACTTCAACTCTATAGTCGCAGAGTGGGGTTATCCAGTAATCGTCCAGCAGGTTGTGAGTGGTGAGGAAATGAACGTTGTTGGAGTTGGAGATGGAGAAGGGAGCCACTTTGGCCTTGTAGGAATAAAGAAGCTCTGGATTACAAGCCTTGGAAAAATCTGGACGGGAGTTACTGTTAGAAATGAGAGACTTCTTCGTGCTGCAGAAAAGTTTGTTTCTGAGTTCAAATGGAGGGGAGCTTTCGAGTTTGAATGCATAGTAAACGAGAAAGAAATCTGCCTCATAGAAGTAAATCCAAGATTTCCTGCATGGGTCTACTTTTCAACAGGTATTGGAGTAAACCTTCCAGGAAGACTTTTAAAAGCAGCTCTTGGGGTTGAACCTGAAAGAGATTCAGATTATGAAGCTGGAAAGCTTTACATAAGATTTACAGATGATTTTGTAACAGACATGTCAGAGTTTCAAAAAGTTGTAACAAGAGGAGAAAGTTAG
- a CDS encoding alanine racemase translates to MKKPYEKPVIFKLKTGLMNKFGKFSSVYRKKVRKEIEGVPIEKLVEKFGSPLFVFSERKLRQKFREIKNAFTLRYPNVEFSWSYKTNYLDAICAILHSEGETAEVVSEFEYEKARKLGVEGNQIIYNGPYKPIESLRVAAAEGARINIDHFEEIADLEQVADELGVKVKAGIRLNMDTGIHPQWTRFGFNLENGQAWDAVKRIASGGKIELNGLHCHIGTFILEPKAYENEVRKMVEFAYKIEDEFGFKVEYIDIGGGFPSKNRLRGIYLPPDVSVPSIDEFAERVCNTLLSSLRPGDYPKLIVESGRAIVDEAGFLITTVHAAKRMPDGKRAYVLDAGVNILFTAFWYHFNIEIDREVQGLTEPCILYGPLCMNIDVVDDLVYLPPLPRGTRLVISPVGAYNVTQWMQFIRYKPAVVLIGDNGEIDVIREAEDLSDITGREKLPERLRLK, encoded by the coding sequence ATGAAAAAGCCATACGAAAAGCCTGTGATATTTAAATTAAAGACCGGGCTGATGAATAAATTTGGAAAATTTTCTTCTGTCTATAGAAAGAAAGTAAGAAAAGAAATTGAAGGAGTGCCTATTGAAAAGCTTGTAGAAAAGTTTGGCTCTCCACTTTTTGTATTTTCCGAGAGGAAACTCCGTCAAAAGTTTAGAGAAATAAAAAATGCCTTTACCTTAAGATATCCAAACGTTGAATTTAGCTGGTCTTACAAAACAAACTACCTTGATGCAATCTGTGCAATTCTTCACAGCGAAGGAGAAACTGCAGAGGTTGTTTCAGAATTCGAGTACGAGAAAGCAAGAAAATTAGGAGTTGAGGGAAATCAGATAATCTACAACGGTCCCTACAAGCCAATTGAGTCTCTGAGAGTTGCTGCCGCAGAAGGAGCAAGGATAAACATTGACCACTTTGAGGAAATAGCAGACCTTGAACAAGTTGCTGACGAGCTTGGAGTAAAGGTTAAAGCAGGGATAAGACTCAATATGGATACAGGAATTCATCCTCAATGGACCAGATTTGGCTTTAATCTTGAAAACGGTCAGGCATGGGATGCTGTAAAGAGAATTGCTTCAGGTGGAAAAATTGAGCTTAATGGTCTTCACTGCCATATAGGAACGTTTATTTTAGAACCAAAAGCTTATGAAAATGAAGTTAGAAAAATGGTTGAATTTGCTTACAAAATTGAAGATGAGTTTGGATTTAAGGTTGAATATATTGACATTGGAGGAGGTTTCCCTTCAAAGAATAGATTGAGAGGAATATATCTTCCCCCCGATGTATCAGTTCCATCAATTGATGAATTTGCAGAAAGAGTTTGCAATACTCTTTTATCTTCTTTAAGACCTGGAGACTATCCAAAACTTATAGTTGAAAGTGGAAGAGCAATTGTTGATGAAGCTGGTTTTTTAATTACAACAGTTCATGCAGCAAAAAGAATGCCAGATGGAAAAAGGGCTTATGTTCTTGATGCTGGAGTTAACATTTTGTTTACTGCATTTTGGTATCACTTTAATATTGAGATAGATAGGGAAGTTCAAGGATTAACAGAACCTTGCATTCTATACGGGCCACTTTGTATGAACATTGACGTAGTTGATGATCTTGTATATTTGCCACCTCTTCCAAGAGGCACGAGATTAGTTATCTCACCTGTTGGAGCCTACAACGTTACTCAGTGGATGCAATTTATAAGATACAAACCAGCAGTAGTCTTAATTGGAGATAATGGAGAAATTGATGTTATTCGTGAGGCTGAAGATTTATCTGATATCACAGGAAGAGAGAAACTTCCAGAGAGGCTAAGGTTAAAATGA
- a CDS encoding HlyD family secretion protein — protein MKKLFSIVGFLLIAFITFSLFYYFYQRHIYVITDDAFQMADVVSVSTQDASGKIVKLFKKEYESVSKEEPLFKVDDSLYRKDVEILKAKLESLKQKKKELSEKLSRLKEQLPADVKISKENLKALEKKLNQLKYQELMEKTNYETSTQKAESSLKAAEKGLEAAKVSFNHWKNQYNRYKRLYKKRIISKEQLEEVELAYKEALYKLESAKARLQAAKGDLENAKSLKNRIAIIRKQQEEVKNKIEALKEQVKISKANLKKINELSHSIRQLEEDIKSIESQIEKAKILLSHTLVKSPVEGFIAKKWKEEGDFISPGLPVYSIYNSKSFFVLAWIEEDKIKDIKVGNKVKVELEVCKKTFKGKVYSIGTSAGSIFSLIPRDTSQGEYTKVTQRIPVKIKVEKVPPVCIKPGTNVTVYIKKRQQ, from the coding sequence ATGAAAAAGCTCTTTTCGATTGTAGGATTTCTTCTTATAGCCTTCATAACTTTTTCTCTCTTCTACTACTTTTATCAACGCCATATCTATGTCATAACAGATGATGCTTTTCAAATGGCAGATGTCGTTTCCGTTTCTACTCAAGATGCTTCTGGAAAAATAGTGAAACTCTTTAAAAAAGAATATGAATCTGTAAGTAAGGAAGAACCGCTTTTTAAAGTTGATGATTCTCTTTACAGAAAAGATGTAGAGATTTTAAAGGCAAAGCTTGAGAGTTTAAAACAAAAGAAAAAAGAGCTTTCAGAAAAGCTCAGTAGATTGAAAGAACAGCTTCCTGCAGATGTAAAAATTAGTAAAGAAAATCTAAAAGCTTTGGAGAAAAAGCTCAATCAGCTAAAATATCAGGAGCTTATGGAAAAAACTAACTATGAAACTTCTACTCAAAAAGCAGAAAGCTCTTTAAAAGCTGCTGAAAAAGGACTTGAAGCTGCTAAAGTTTCATTCAATCACTGGAAAAACCAGTACAATAGATATAAAAGACTTTACAAAAAGAGAATAATTTCAAAAGAACAGTTAGAAGAAGTAGAACTGGCTTATAAAGAAGCTCTCTATAAGCTTGAATCAGCTAAAGCTCGTCTTCAAGCTGCAAAAGGAGATTTAGAAAATGCAAAATCTTTAAAAAACAGAATTGCCATTATTAGAAAGCAACAAGAGGAAGTTAAAAACAAAATAGAAGCATTAAAAGAGCAGGTAAAAATCTCGAAAGCAAATCTTAAGAAGATTAATGAATTAAGCCACTCTATAAGGCAGCTTGAAGAAGATATAAAATCCATAGAAAGCCAAATTGAGAAAGCAAAAATTCTTCTCTCACATACTCTTGTGAAATCACCTGTAGAAGGATTCATAGCAAAAAAGTGGAAAGAAGAAGGAGATTTTATTTCCCCGGGTCTTCCTGTTTACTCTATTTATAATTCCAAAAGCTTTTTTGTCCTTGCCTGGATAGAAGAAGACAAGATAAAGGATATAAAAGTTGGAAACAAAGTAAAGGTAGAACTTGAAGTTTGTAAAAAAACATTCAAAGGTAAAGTCTATTCCATTGGAACATCAGCAGGTTCTATCTTTTCTTTAATACCAAGAGACACATCTCAGGGTGAATATACAAAAGTAACACAAAGAATTCCTGTAAAAATTAAAGTTGAAAAAGTTCCTCCAGTTTGCATAAAGCCTGGAACAAACGTCACAGTTTATATCAAAAAGAGGCAACAGTGA
- a CDS encoding DUF4405 domain-containing protein, whose protein sequence is MLRRYVSLFLLYTLIAMTISGIVLYVMPHGRIAYWTGWRFLGLDKDQWDSLHTIFGFLMVFFGIWHVILNWRNIVSYLKGKAGIFTSKEFFITTIIALTVVVGTIANVPPFKTVMDIGERIKNSWPKPETMPPAPHAELFPLKKVAKAVGLSPQKAIDVLESKGIKVKSPNETLKEIAVKNNTTPARIYEILLGASKKTREFRFQPGSGMGRLTLREVCQELQISPKACLEILKKHGIVADLNQQLRDIAFKNGKYPYQIIEILQGGK, encoded by the coding sequence ATGTTGCGTAGATACGTTAGCCTGTTTTTACTTTACACTCTTATAGCAATGACGATTAGTGGAATTGTTCTCTACGTCATGCCCCACGGAAGGATTGCTTACTGGACTGGCTGGAGATTTTTAGGACTGGACAAAGACCAGTGGGATAGTCTTCACACAATATTTGGGTTTCTAATGGTCTTTTTTGGTATCTGGCACGTCATCCTAAACTGGAGGAACATTGTTAGTTATCTGAAAGGAAAAGCTGGAATCTTCACCTCAAAGGAGTTTTTCATAACAACCATTATTGCTCTTACTGTTGTTGTCGGAACCATTGCTAACGTTCCTCCCTTCAAAACGGTTATGGATATCGGAGAGAGGATAAAGAACAGCTGGCCCAAACCAGAAACTATGCCCCCAGCACCCCATGCGGAGCTATTTCCTCTTAAGAAAGTTGCTAAAGCAGTCGGATTATCTCCCCAAAAGGCAATTGATGTTCTTGAGTCAAAGGGAATAAAGGTTAAATCTCCAAATGAGACTCTCAAAGAAATTGCAGTGAAGAATAACACTACACCTGCGAGAATCTACGAGATTCTCTTAGGAGCATCAAAGAAAACAAGGGAGTTCCGCTTTCAGCCCGGTTCAGGAATGGGAAGATTGACTTTGAGAGAAGTTTGTCAGGAACTCCAGATTTCTCCTAAGGCGTGTCTTGAAATACTGAAAAAGCATGGAATTGTTGCAGACCTTAACCAGCAGCTGAGAGATATAGCTTTTAAAAACGGTAAATATCCTTATCAAATAATTGAAATTCTTCAAGGGGGTAAATAA
- a CDS encoding DUF2202 domain-containing protein, producing MRKVLKLSSVLLLFLTSPVAGATPRIYGVYYIQNLPKQSLSQEEIKDLLHMREEEKLARDVYLTLSKYYSLPVFRNIAKAEEQHMRMVGLLLKKYNLSDPVSETGNRVGVFKDGKLQELYKRLVEEGKKSLINALKVGATIEDLDIKDLEEALKRTDNQDIKTVYQNLMKGSRNHMRAFVRILRRYGSDYTPQYISKAEFNRILSVKHEAGFYSSSGTQTSVNNNEITGTVVNVKKVPGFRRQNITWWAVDIQTNSGTVEVRIAPTWWYPTLNINKGNEVRVTGFMPPYWVMRGINGLMACRVEDRTTGAVYDFSNLRRWCRGMTIKDKTSTASSMFFRKSQVVTGKVISISQEPGIRRKNITWWVAELETQSGKVKVYLAPAFRFPELNVSAGDTLEVIVFIPPTWRRLNLSGTYMACEIKNLSKGLEYQVRRCP from the coding sequence ATGAGAAAGGTACTGAAACTTTCTTCAGTATTGCTGCTTTTCCTTACTTCACCGGTAGCTGGAGCCACACCGAGAATCTACGGTGTTTACTATATCCAAAACCTTCCAAAGCAGTCTCTTAGCCAGGAAGAGATAAAAGACCTTCTTCACATGAGAGAAGAGGAAAAACTTGCAAGGGACGTTTATTTAACCTTATCAAAGTACTATTCGCTTCCGGTGTTTAGAAACATCGCTAAAGCTGAAGAGCAGCATATGAGAATGGTTGGTCTTCTTCTCAAAAAGTATAACCTTTCAGATCCTGTTTCAGAGACCGGTAATAGAGTAGGAGTGTTTAAAGATGGAAAGCTTCAGGAGCTCTATAAACGACTTGTGGAGGAGGGAAAGAAGTCTCTGATAAACGCATTGAAAGTAGGAGCTACAATAGAGGACCTTGACATTAAAGACCTTGAAGAAGCTCTTAAAAGAACTGATAACCAGGATATCAAAACTGTTTATCAAAACTTAATGAAAGGCTCAAGAAACCACATGAGAGCGTTTGTTAGAATTCTAAGGAGATATGGTAGCGACTATACTCCTCAATATATCTCAAAAGCTGAGTTCAATCGGATACTCTCGGTTAAGCACGAAGCAGGATTTTACAGTTCGTCAGGAACTCAGACAAGTGTGAATAACAACGAAATAACAGGAACAGTTGTCAACGTTAAGAAAGTACCGGGATTTAGGAGGCAGAACATTACCTGGTGGGCAGTAGACATCCAGACAAATAGCGGAACGGTTGAAGTAAGAATTGCTCCTACCTGGTGGTATCCAACGCTAAACATAAACAAAGGCAACGAGGTAAGGGTTACAGGTTTTATGCCGCCCTATTGGGTAATGAGAGGTATAAATGGGTTGATGGCATGTAGGGTTGAAGATAGAACGACAGGCGCGGTTTACGACTTCTCAAATTTGAGAAGATGGTGCAGGGGAATGACTATTAAGGACAAAACTTCTACAGCTTCCAGTATGTTTTTCAGGAAGAGTCAGGTTGTGACGGGAAAAGTTATTTCTATCAGCCAAGAACCAGGAATCAGAAGAAAGAACATAACCTGGTGGGTGGCCGAGCTTGAAACCCAGAGCGGAAAGGTTAAGGTTTATCTTGCTCCTGCTTTCAGATTTCCCGAGTTGAACGTTTCAGCAGGAGACACTCTTGAAGTTATAGTATTTATCCCTCCAACCTGGAGGAGATTAAACCTTTCCGGTACCTACATGGCCTGTGAGATTAAAAACCTTTCTAAGGGCTTAGAGTATCAAGTCAGAAGATGCCCGTAA
- a CDS encoding urea transporter: MKLGSFFLPIVRSYSAILFNSSAKGGIILLLLTFINPNLGIGGFTAVASAYIFARLVGFKEEFLRLDYYIYNPLLVGLSLGYLFKVNFLSLFFFSIAGILSFLLTYILSSIFSYYLKLPVLSVPFVVASSLLYLAASKFSNLFVSSLYPHFESLFNLHLPLLVEGFFKSLGAIFFMPTPFEGFVIFLILLTISRILSLLALTGYLVGTFTKAVFVGSFYQAVSDSSAFNYILTSMAIGGVFLIPSLRSYKFAIISTILSVPIVEGAKVFWESYGLPVFALPFNATTHLLLYVLLSVSYFYVTKIYKGTPERTLDYYLTVSKRFPFAGREINLPFSGRWTVWQSFEGKWTHKGAWKYAVDFVITDENGNTYKNEGYYLTDYYAFGKPVLSPVDGQVIAVVNSLPDNPPGEADKENNWGNYVLIYDKRGFYVLLCHFKQNSIKVKVGDYVVKGTLLGLCGNSGYSPQPHIHVHVQLLPQVGAPTVPFSFSSYITDKSFKDAGIPKEGEVVEPVFPDKGLQKKLNLLIDQTMDFVVKEGKTLKELKTVVKMAPDGTFYLTDGKAKLYFGIKNSTFYFYHLEGDLNSPLKYFFFAAPKIPILYRENFTWEDYLPLITLSSKLKREIFLFLSSFKHDLFEVKVKSSFISQDEIESNIGLPSKEIKATFKISNDFGFEKITFGKEIIIKRRRNHEKTTLSM, from the coding sequence ATGAAATTAGGAAGTTTTTTCCTCCCAATAGTTAGAAGTTATTCAGCGATTCTCTTTAACTCCAGTGCTAAAGGGGGGATTATACTTCTTCTTCTTACTTTTATTAATCCCAATTTAGGTATCGGTGGTTTTACTGCTGTAGCTTCTGCTTATATTTTTGCAAGACTTGTTGGTTTTAAAGAAGAATTCTTGAGGCTTGACTACTATATATACAATCCTCTTCTTGTAGGACTTTCTCTTGGATATCTATTTAAGGTTAACTTTTTAAGTCTTTTCTTCTTTTCAATAGCTGGAATTCTTAGTTTTTTACTTACTTATATCCTATCAAGCATATTTTCTTACTATCTTAAGCTTCCAGTGTTAAGCGTTCCTTTTGTAGTGGCAAGTTCTCTTCTTTATTTAGCAGCCTCAAAGTTTTCAAACTTGTTTGTTAGTAGCCTTTATCCACACTTTGAAAGTTTATTCAATCTTCATTTACCCCTTTTAGTAGAAGGCTTCTTTAAATCACTTGGAGCAATCTTTTTCATGCCAACTCCTTTTGAAGGATTTGTAATTTTCCTTATCCTTTTAACTATTTCAAGAATACTTTCTCTCTTAGCTTTAACCGGGTATCTTGTAGGCACTTTTACAAAAGCCGTTTTTGTCGGTTCTTTTTATCAAGCAGTTAGTGATTCGTCAGCCTTTAACTATATTCTCACTTCAATGGCAATAGGTGGTGTTTTCCTTATTCCATCTCTAAGGAGCTATAAATTTGCCATAATTTCGACAATTCTTTCAGTTCCAATTGTTGAAGGAGCAAAAGTTTTTTGGGAAAGCTATGGTCTTCCAGTTTTTGCCCTTCCGTTTAATGCAACAACCCACCTTCTTCTATACGTTCTCCTTTCTGTAAGTTATTTCTACGTTACAAAAATTTACAAAGGAACACCTGAAAGAACTCTTGACTACTACCTTACGGTTTCTAAAAGATTTCCGTTTGCAGGAAGAGAAATAAACCTTCCTTTTTCAGGAAGATGGACAGTATGGCAATCTTTTGAAGGAAAGTGGACCCACAAAGGAGCTTGGAAATACGCAGTTGACTTTGTGATAACTGACGAAAATGGAAATACTTATAAAAATGAAGGTTACTATCTGACAGATTACTATGCATTTGGAAAACCTGTTTTATCGCCTGTTGATGGCCAGGTTATTGCGGTTGTTAATTCTCTTCCTGACAATCCTCCAGGTGAAGCAGACAAAGAAAACAACTGGGGAAACTACGTTCTTATCTATGACAAAAGAGGTTTTTATGTCCTTTTGTGTCACTTTAAGCAAAATTCAATAAAGGTAAAAGTTGGAGATTATGTAGTAAAGGGAACCCTTTTAGGACTTTGTGGAAATTCAGGTTATTCTCCTCAACCGCACATTCACGTTCACGTTCAGCTTCTACCTCAGGTTGGAGCTCCCACAGTCCCCTTTAGTTTTTCTTCCTACATTACAGATAAATCTTTTAAAGATGCTGGAATTCCTAAGGAAGGAGAAGTTGTTGAACCAGTATTTCCTGATAAAGGACTACAAAAAAAATTAAATCTTCTGATAGATCAAACAATGGATTTTGTAGTTAAAGAAGGGAAAACGCTTAAAGAACTTAAAACAGTTGTAAAAATGGCTCCTGATGGAACTTTTTATCTTACGGATGGAAAAGCCAAGCTTTATTTTGGAATAAAGAACTCTACTTTTTACTTTTATCATCTTGAAGGAGATTTGAACTCCCCTCTTAAGTATTTCTTCTTTGCAGCTCCAAAAATTCCTATTCTTTATAGAGAAAATTTTACTTGGGAAGACTATCTTCCACTGATAACTCTTTCTTCAAAGCTGAAAAGAGAAATTTTCTTATTCTTATCTTCTTTTAAACATGACCTGTTTGAAGTAAAAGTAAAGAGCTCTTTTATTTCTCAAGATGAAATTGAATCTAATATAGGTTTACCTTCAAAGGAAATTAAAGCTACTTTTAAGATTTCAAATGACTTTGGATTTGAAAAAATAACTTTCGGAAAAGAAATAATTATCAAAAGGAGGAGAAATCATGAGAAAACTACTCTTAGCATGTAG
- a CDS encoding HPr-rel-A system PqqD family peptide chaperone — MGKLERLAINDEGFIFDPETGNSYTVNKTGLFIIKLLKDGKNEEEIVKALTEEFEIGEDEAKRDLVDFLEQLRLYGLVEAQNV; from the coding sequence ATGGGAAAACTTGAAAGGTTAGCAATCAACGATGAAGGCTTCATCTTTGATCCAGAAACGGGAAACAGTTACACGGTAAACAAAACAGGGCTCTTCATAATCAAACTCCTAAAGGATGGAAAGAACGAGGAAGAGATAGTAAAAGCTCTTACAGAAGAGTTTGAAATTGGTGAAGATGAAGCAAAAAGGGATCTGGTGGACTTTTTAGAACAGCTCAGGCTTTACGGATTGGTGGAGGCACAAAATGTATAG
- a CDS encoding RNA-guided endonuclease InsQ/TnpB family protein, translated as MKLQRTLKLVLKPTEEQKQTLLETIEQYKFAYNYTCKVGWSAKTWNGIELHKLTYYTVREKTSLPSQLVISARVVATESLKSAIKRKKKGLKSKCPQSNNPAIRYDRRSYTVWLEREEVSLATVKGRQKFKVKVPDYFKQYLDWRVTSANLKYDKRLKKFFLNITCEKEFPDVEPVNYFVGVDLGLRNLAVVSTPDGKINKFFDGGHIRAVSERYFALRKRLQSKGTPSAKRHLKTLSQKEKRFRTAINHRIAKEIVSLVPAGGVIVLEKLKGIRKRIKVNKQNRRWIHSWNFAQLQQFIEYKAQAKGIRVVYVDARYTSQKCSRCGHVSRSNRIDQSHFVCKHCSYSLNASRNIVKNYLASLQRGEVGTGSGISLPVGRCQPSQCSGATC; from the coding sequence ATGAAACTGCAACGCACTCTTAAACTTGTTCTTAAACCTACTGAAGAACAGAAACAAACACTCCTTGAAACCATTGAGCAGTATAAGTTTGCCTACAACTATACTTGTAAAGTTGGTTGGAGTGCAAAAACTTGGAACGGGATTGAGCTCCACAAACTTACCTATTACACGGTAAGAGAAAAAACCTCTCTCCCTTCTCAACTCGTTATTTCTGCAAGGGTTGTAGCTACTGAAAGCCTCAAATCTGCAATCAAGAGAAAGAAGAAAGGACTCAAAAGCAAATGTCCTCAGAGCAACAATCCTGCTATCCGTTATGATAGGCGTTCCTATACTGTTTGGCTGGAAAGAGAAGAAGTCTCCCTCGCTACCGTTAAAGGAAGACAGAAGTTTAAGGTAAAAGTTCCTGATTACTTCAAGCAATACCTTGACTGGAGAGTTACTTCTGCGAATCTCAAGTATGACAAGAGACTTAAAAAGTTCTTTCTCAACATTACCTGTGAAAAGGAATTCCCCGATGTAGAACCTGTTAACTACTTCGTCGGAGTTGACCTTGGTCTCCGTAACCTTGCGGTAGTTTCTACTCCTGACGGAAAAATTAACAAGTTCTTTGATGGGGGACACATAAGGGCAGTTTCCGAAAGATATTTTGCACTTCGCAAGAGATTGCAGTCCAAAGGCACTCCTTCTGCAAAGAGGCACCTCAAGACACTTTCCCAGAAGGAGAAACGGTTTCGGACTGCTATTAACCATAGGATAGCAAAGGAGATAGTTAGCCTTGTTCCTGCTGGTGGAGTAATTGTCCTTGAGAAGCTCAAAGGAATCAGGAAAAGGATTAAGGTTAACAAGCAAAATAGACGCTGGATACACAGCTGGAACTTTGCACAGCTCCAGCAGTTTATAGAGTATAAAGCTCAAGCTAAGGGAATAAGAGTGGTCTATGTAGATGCACGCTACACCTCTCAAAAGTGTAGCAGATGCGGACACGTTTCTCGTTCTAACCGAATTGACCAGTCTCACTTTGTCTGCAAACATTGTAGTTACTCCCTTAACGCCAGCAGGAACATAGTTAAAAACTATCTGGCTTCTCTCCAAAGAGGAGAAGTCGGGACTGGGAGTGGTATATCCCTCCCAGTGGGGCGCTGTCAACCGTCCCAATGTAGCGGTGCTACCTGTTAG